The proteins below are encoded in one region of Archocentrus centrarchus isolate MPI-CPG fArcCen1 chromosome 13, fArcCen1, whole genome shotgun sequence:
- the LOC115790400 gene encoding LOW QUALITY PROTEIN: odorant receptor 131-2-like (The sequence of the model RefSeq protein was modified relative to this genomic sequence to represent the inferred CDS: deleted 2 bases in 1 codon), which produces MAGNNSVNDGLLLQPLTPRNIVVQILVIIFLCINMLLIVTIFKKECFHTSARYILFSVTLLSDSLLLLMSDILLILTVFKLTLQVWLCTIITLVVSLYSTITPVTLTAMTLERYVAICMPLHHGQLCSTRSTVYCILIIHGLSSGPCIVILSMFFASASLSFYKQYMMCSVESFILYRWHDHVRSAVNQFYFLIMGITIVFSYVKIMKVAKAASGENKKSTHKGLRTVVLHAFQLLLCLIQLWTPFIETAVLQIDFNLFMDVRFFNYISFCIAPRCLSPLIYGLRDEKIFLELKNYAYFILFKISIT; this is translated from the exons ATGGCAGGTAACAACTCAGTGAATGATGGTCTTTTGCTGCAACCATTGACTCCCCGGAACATTGTTGTGCAGATCCTGGTCATAATTTTTCTTTGCATCAACATGTTGCTCATTgtcaccatttttaaaaaggaatgcTTTCACACATCTGCACGCTATATCTTATTTTCTGTAACATTATTGTCAGACAGCTTATTGTTATTGATGTCTGATATCCTGCTAATCTTGACCGTTTTTAAACTTACATTGCAAGTTTGGTTGTGTACAATTATCACTCTTGTTGTGAGTCTGTATTCTACTATCACACCAGTTACTCTGACAGCAATGACTCTGGAGCGCTATGTGGCCATTTGTATGCCTCTGCATCACGGACAGCTGTGCTCCACACGCAGCACTGTGTACTGTATCCTGATCATTCACGGCCTCAGCTCTGGGCCCTGCATTGTTATTCTCTCCATGTTCTTTGCTTCTGCCTCTCTTAGTTTCTACAAACAATATATGATGTGCAGTGTAGAGTCTTTTATCCTTTACAGGTGGCACGATCATGTTCGCTCAGCTGTgaatcaattttatttcttgatTATGGGCATCACTATTGTTTTCTCATatgtaaaaataatgaaagTGGCCAAAGCTGCATCTGGAGAAAATAAGAAGTCGACACATAAAGGACTCAGAACAGTGGTTCTTCAtgcttttcagctgctcctctgtCTCATTCAGCTGTGGACCCCATTCATAGAAACTGCTGTCCTTCAGattgattttaatttattcatggATGTCAGATTCTTTAACTATATATCATTTTGTATTGCTCCAAGGTGTCTGAGTCCTCTCATCTATGGCCTCAGGGATGAAAAAATTTTTCTTGAACTGAAAAAT TATGCCTACTTCATCCTGTTCAAAATAAGCATAACTTGA